Proteins encoded within one genomic window of Besnoitia besnoiti strain Bb-Ger1 chromosome II, whole genome shotgun sequence:
- a CDS encoding hypothetical protein (encoded by transcript BESB_040480): protein MGSTIPLSMNLCSPPRELLKSTAPDLPRHLLSRLPARRRSRSGFLARAARRRPFPGCSRRLVSSVSPSEALPVTPARWRIGCEPACGSRPLSSSVSSPPSSLPHARAFVSAPVCASAHTAAASRQAVFPLSLFFCLRSQAPLSGCPFSLSSASFCCSSVPFFSFSGSSPLQQSFVAACKGPSPPLRARAWACAPGAPVRTDAVCSARTPSRPPFSPFSFWSSSSPLQQPLAVPRAPCPFLPASFSFASSSVPSRCQRAKSAAAEQLRVRASDAGRGFEPGEGCRGKQARDAEGCRAAASRPSTLSLGFASESSAEARLLHEALGASLSSPGIPGDAFVEFTTESVRAMNLGASESELADATGESRRRPTDPDWTEKAAGDPAAGCDGEETPGEKTRRRGASGKVSRIKVFSLSAAHHRAKRPPTELDAPSASPLFSPIPDDQLFSLSPNTLNAQELLYVLGRASLILRDGGEGRRETEAGGLDVSGPRAPSYVPVAATVSSSPSSSAESAAETTQGPSVDARLSSTSWSPSWGLFSPDASSSASSSPPYSARQLSRPGAREGESLSSPDFAASGVQGALFSPRGFLAQTDFERAQLRLWTHLMERLTSLLPSLKPREFTRAVQTLGYARPVLLELAREATLSLPTRSPASDRQVTGHANPAAASRSVRSQSASRSFAFSACESMPRCEGGTAAGGREGRTQRETRAHEERKREAEVFLKADRYLVLQLRRQAGLRATAFHGECLARIFYGMTKGQMENNEQFLDFLTSEVLERLDKKLRPWQLHRIFQAAFNSPHVSRHFKAVLGSHLVARLAFLPGQSLADFLPKCTEIGLTKKIENVVKINVICGKRLRAWEDPSLLISLGYPLVMCDLISPSNVVALFRQLRLRVNFAYPSLDAEQVRSHEADYRRAVRNVNAALVPLKLMEARLRVFRPNVYEILSPSLRAWLATVREAPLKLTSFLPPADQAHVNAPLLLGLAELIEETNNEIRHPALLLHPHLQGPFLLETASPLTKTFLEWDTPWLFYPPFKRFESRVYTETKRRCLAEEGWELVALSAEEYLALPDASSKKRWLINEMRTKLLLAQEK from the exons ATGGGAAGTACCATTCCTTTGTCGATGAACTTGTGCTCTCCGCCCCGTGAGCTGCTGAAGTCCACGGCCCCTGATTTGCCGCGCCACTTGCTGTCTCgactgccggcgcgccgtcgtaGCCGGTCAGGCTTTttggcgcgcgccgccaggcgacGGCCCTTTCCAGGGTGCAGCCGGCGTCTTGTATCGTCTGTTTCGCCTTCAGAGGCTTTACCGGTCACTCCCGCCCGTTGGAGGATTGGTTGTGAACCGGCTTGCGggtcgcgtcctctctcgagTTCTGTTTCGagtccgccgtcttcgctcccgcacgcgcgcgcttTCGTGTCGGCTCCGGTTTGCGCCTCCGCTCACACGGCGGCCGCTTCCAGACAAGCCGTTTTCCCTTTGTCCCTCTTTTTTTGTCTCCGTTCGCAAGCCCCTCTCTCGGGTtgtcctttttctctctcctctgcctctttctgctgCTCGTCTGTcccgtttttctccttttctgggtcgtcgcctctccagcAATCGTTCGTTGCGGCATGTAAAggtccctcgcctcctctccgtgcCCGGGCGTGGGCttgcgcgcctggcgcacCGGTTCGCACCGACGCGGTTTGCTCGGCTCGcacgccttcgcgtcctcctttctctcccttctctttctggtcgtcgtcgtctccgcttcaGCAGCCTCTAGCCGTCCCCCGAGCCCCTTGCCCCTTCCTGCCGGCCTcgttctccttcgcgtcctcgtcaGTTCCCTCGCGCTGCCAGCGAGCCaagtctgcggctgcggagcagctgcgagtgcgcgcgagcgacgctgGGCGTGGGTTCGAACCCGGAGAGGGCTGCCGCGGAAAGCAGGCCAGGGATGCCGAGGGCTgtcgcgctgcggcctcgcgcccctcGACGCTGTCTCTGGGTTTTGCGAGTGAATCCTCTGCAGAAGCACGCCTTCTCCACGAAGCACTAGGggcctcgctgtcgtcgccaGGCATCCCAGGCGACGCGTTCGTTGAGTTCACGACTGAGAGCGTACGGGCGATGAACTtgggcgcgagcgagagcgagctcGCGGACGCTACCGGCGagtcgaggcgcaggccgacAGACCCAGACTGGACAGAAAAGGCAGCGGGCGATCCCGCTGCAGGATGCGatggcgaggagacgcctggCGAGAAAACACGCCGTCGCGGAGCGTCCGGGAAGGTGTCGCGAATCAAAGTATTCTCTCTCAGCGCAGCGCATCACAGGGCCAAACGACCGCCCACGGAGCTGGACGCGCcatctgcgtctcctctcttttcgcCGATCCCCGATGACCaactgttttctctctcgccaaACACTTTGAACGCGCAAGAGCTTCTCTACGTGCTGGGACGTGCGAGCCTCATCCTGCgggacggcggagaaggacgcaGGGAAacggaggccggcggcctGGACGTTTcaggccctcgcgcgccttcttaCGTTCCTGTGGCTGCTACCGTCTcatcgtcgccctcgtcttccgctgaATCTGCTGCGGAAACCACTCAGGGACCAAGCGTAGATGCGCGGCTGAGCTCCACTTCGTGGTCACCCTCCTGGGGACTTTTCTCTCCCgacgcctcttcttccgcctcgtcctcaCCGCCCTACTCGGCGCGCCAGCTGTCGCGTcctggcgcccgcgaaggcgagtctctttcttctccagacttcgcagcgagcggcgtTCAAGGCGCACTGTTCAGTCCCCGCGGGTTTCTTGCTCAGACAGATTTTGAACGCGCACAGCTGCGTCTGTGGACTCATCTGATGGAGCGTCTCACGTCGCTTCTGCCTTCGCTCAAGCCCCGCGAATTCACACGCGCCGTACAGACGCTCGGCTACGCGCGACCGGTGCTTTTAGAGCTCGCGAGGGAAGCCACGCTGTCTCTACCCACCAGGAGTCCCGCCAGCGACAGACAAGTGACCGGACATGCCAACCCGGCCGCTGCATCGAGGTCGGTTCGCTCTCAGTCTGCCAGTCGTTCGTTCGCTTTTTCTGCTTGCGAGTCGATGCCGAGGTGCGAGGGGGGCACCGCcgcgggagggagggagggtcGGACCCAGCGAGAAACGAGGGCGCacgaagaaagaaagagagaggcggaggtgTTCTTGAAGGCTGACAGATACCTCGTCCTGCAgctgaggagacaggcgggcCTTCGCGCCACCGCGTTCCACGGCGAGTGCCTCGCGAGAATCTTCTACGGCATGACCAAGGGCCAGATGGAAAACAACGAACAGTTCCTCGACTTTCTCACTTCCGAAG TCTTGGAGAGATTGGACAAGAAGCTCCGTCCCTGGCAGCTGCATCGGATCTTCCAGGCTGCGTTCAACTCTCCGCACGTGTCTCGACACTTCAAGGCGGTGCTGGGCTCGCATCTtgtggcgcggctcgcctttCTCCCTGGACAG AGTCTGGCGGACTTCCTACCCAAGTGCACAGAGATTGGCCTCACGAAGAAGATCGAAAACGTCGTGAAGATCAACGTCATCTGCGGCAAACG GCTACGCGCCTGGGAAGATCCCTCGTTGCTCATTTCGCTGGGCTACCCGCTAGTCATGTGCGACTTGATATCGCCGAGCAACGTG GTGGCGCTTTtccggcagctgcgcctgcgagtgAATTTCGCATATCCTTCTCTCGACGCAGAGCAGGTTCgtagc CACGAAGCGGACTACCGCCGGGCAGTACGAAATGTCAACGCGGCGCTCGTTCCCTTGAAGCTTATGGaagctcgcctgcgcgtctttcGCCCGAAT GTCTACGAAATCCTGTCGCCGTCGTTGCGGGCTTGGCTGGCGACTGTtagagaggcgccgctgaaA CTGACATCGTTTCTGCCGCCAGCTGATCAAGCGCACGTGAACGCGCCGCTCCTGCTGGGACTGGCGGAGCTGATTGAAGAGACGAACAA TGAAATTCGACATCctgcgcttctgctgcaccCTCACCTCCAGGGCCCGTTCCTCCTCGAGACAGCGTCGCCCCTGACTAAAACATTTCTCGAGTGGGACACGCCCTGGCTGTTCTACCCGCCTTTCAAA CGATTCGAGAGCCGAGTGTATACTGAGACGAAGCGCAGATGCCTGGCTGAGGAGGGCTGGGAGCTGGTCGCGCTTTCTGCGGAGGAGTACCTTGCGCTGCCCGATGCCTCAAGCAAGAAGAG GTGGCTGATCAACGAGATGAGAACGAAGCTGCTTCTTGCACAAGAAAAGTGA